The following are encoded together in the Lathyrus oleraceus cultivar Zhongwan6 chromosome 3, CAAS_Psat_ZW6_1.0, whole genome shotgun sequence genome:
- the LOC127130772 gene encoding uncharacterized protein LOC127130772, with product MDEFQDQFAELQKEIKALRGKELFGRDVNDMCLVPDVRMPAKFKLPEFEKYKGSSCPQTHLVMYVRKMSMYTNDQRMLIHCFQDNLTGAALRWYMGLDNRDQLRSMQQREKETFREYAQRWREIAAQVVPPMEEKEMTKVFLKTLDTFYYERMIASAPTDFTDMVNMGVRLEEAVREGRLVREGSSSSSGAKRYGGFMKKKEQETNVVSYNHPRRINYPYHPQHQHIAAVTPVITSAPVQVQYPQQRTNRFQQNTQYQQQHQPQQHQHQLQQRPPQQQRRTNFDPIPMSYAELCPALITKNLVQPRPRPPVPEVLPWWYKPEVSCPFHQNAPGHDLDNCFALKLEVQKLTRAGILTFKSMGPNVKDNPMPSHGPSSVNNIEVCLNEQRVTKIEEIRQSLVEIHSVLCAHGLFQHDHQICGTCSVNSRGCRKIQDDLQGVLDQGLIQISRQVSSPNHKNKR from the exons ATGGATGAATTCCAGGATCAGTTTGCGGaattacaaaaagagataaaagctcTTCGTGGGAAAGAACTGTTTGGCAGAGATGTAAATGATATGTGTTTGGTTCCAGACGTAAGGATGCCAGCAAAATTTAAACTACCAgaatttgaaaagtacaaaggaagTTCTTGTCCACAGACCCATTTGGTTATGTACGTGCGAAAGATGTCAATGTACACCAACGACCAAAGGATGCTCATTCATTGTTTTCAAGACAACCTTACCGGTGCAGCTTTACGCtggtatatgggattagaca accgagatcagttgaggtcCATGCAACAAAGAGAAAAGGAGACATTCCGTGAATACGCGCAAAGGTGGCGCGAAATTGCAGCACAGGTTGTTCCACCtatggaagaaaaggagatgacgaAAGTGTTCTTAAAGACTCTTGATACTttttattacgagaggatgattgCAAGCGCTCCTACAGACTTTACTGACATGGTAAACATGGGAGTCCGTTTAGAGGAAGCAGTTCGAGAAGGGCGTCTAGTCAGAGAAGGAAGTTCATCTTCAAGCGGGGCAAAGAGGTACGGCGGTTTTATGAAAAAGAAGGAACAAGAAACTAATGTTGTGTCCTATAATCATCCAAGAAGGATCAATTATCCTTACCATCCCCAACACCAACATATAGCAGCCGTGACTCCAGTAATCACTTCCGCTCCAGTTCAAGTCCAATACCCTCAGCAGCGTACCAACCGCTTCCAACAGAAtactcagtatcagcaacaacatcaacctcaacaacatcaacatcagtTACAACAACGTCCACCACAACAGCAAAGAAGAAccaattttgatccaattccaatgtcatatgcagaattgtGTCCAGCTTTGATCACTAAAAACCTTGTGCAACCACGACCACGACCTCCTGTACCAGAAGTGCTACcttggtggtacaagccagaggTATCTTGTCCCTTTCATCAGAATGCTCCAGGTCATGACTTAGACAACTGTTTTGCTTTAAAGTTGGAAGTACAGAAGTTGACAAGAGCAGGTATCCTGACCTTCAAGAGCATGGGTCCCAATGTGAAGGACAATCCAATGCCAAGTCATGGTCCTTCATCAGTGAACAATATAGAAGTTTGTCTCAATGAACAACGTGTTACGAAGATAGAGGAGATTCGGCAGTCTTTGGTTGAAATTCATTCTGTTTTATGTGCTCATGGTCTATTCCAACATGACCACCAGATCTGTGGTACATGTTCAGTCAATTCAAGAGGTTGTAGAAAGATTCAAGATGATTTGCAAGGCGTCCTTGATCAGGGTTTGATTCAGATTTCTAGACAAGTGAGTTCTCCAAATCACAAGAACAAGAGGTGA